The sequence AGTTTCTTGGACTTCCCAGCCTTTTGTGGACACATCGTTAAGCCCGGTTTGACACGGCTTCAAACGCCTCCGGACTGACCCCCTTCAGATGACTGTGTCGGCGGGTGCGATTATAGAACATCTCGATGTACTCGGCGATCTCGGCT comes from Nitrospira sp. and encodes:
- a CDS encoding IS3 family transposase yields the protein AEIAEYIEMFYNRTRRHSHLKGVSPEAFEAVSNRA